From the genome of Triticum aestivum cultivar Chinese Spring chromosome 3B, IWGSC CS RefSeq v2.1, whole genome shotgun sequence, one region includes:
- the LOC123069544 gene encoding uncharacterized protein produces the protein MARESSPEIDDELFNEVYGKAYSGPVASAANSVIPKANDEKKPLTCEKSDDEDEPRDPNAVPTDFTSREARVWEAKAKATERNWKKRKEEEMICKICGESGHFTQGCPSTLGANRRNADFFERVPARDKQVRDLFTERTINQIEKDVGCKIRMDEKFLFVSGKDRLVLAKGVDAVHKLIQESKGKHSSSSPKRDRSRSPVRKSVDFRPRHSDSQWSHSPRNVSRSQSKGHYNERPVDGRLHDDIPKYPKGSPQAYTSYGAKDHPVQSKSPFRPSYLDEPLRSHGGNSQYAVAHMPNNCSTERHGTDAHLDLKFDLPSYPQTLEELEIEFKREAMELARARDQEEDEENSKHRESLREMRENHIKSVSVTRSMQARKWDEFLEQSFKRQQQAQQTSYAQTGYSDFDQRTAHYAATGPPIDSKNTYPYPTDNYSAPRRHVAYGEFQHDRHDDLGRTYGRY, from the exons ATGGCTAGGGAATCAAGTCCTGAGATAGATGATGAACTATTCAATGAAGTTTATGGGAAAGCCTACAGCGGTCCAGTTGCATCTGCTGCAAATAGCGTGATACCTAAAGCAAATGATGAGAAGAAGCCCCTGACCTGTGAGAAGTCAGATGATGAAGATGAGCCCCGAGATCCCAATGCTGTCCCTACTGACTTCACTAGTAGAGAGGCTAGGGTCTGGGAGGCTAAAGCTAAGGCTACAGAAAGGAActggaagaagaggaaggaagaagAAATGATCTGTAAAATATGTGGAGAATCAGGTCATTTCACTCAG GGTTGTCCATCCACACTTGGAGCAAATAGGAGAAATGCAGATTTCTTTGAAAGAGTTCCAGCAAGAGATAAACAAGTCAGGGATCTTTTCACTGAGAGGACAATAAATCAGATTGAGAAGGATGTGGGCTGTAAAATCAGAATGGACGAGAAGTTCCTGTTTGTCAGTGGGAAAGATAGGTTAGTGCTAGCCAAAGGTGTAGATGCTGTGCATAAACTCATCCAGGAAAGTAAGGGTAAACATAGTTCAAGCAGCCCAAAACGGGATCGTTCTAGATCTCCTGTGCGAAAATCAGTCGATTTTCGTCCCAGGCATTCTGATTCCCAATGGTCCCATAGCCCAAGAAATGTGTCACGCTCTCAAAGTAAAGGTCACTATAATGAAAGGCCTGTAGATGGTCGCTTGCATGATGATATTCCCAAGTATCCAAAAGGATCTCCACAAG CTTATACCAGCTATGGAGCAAAAGACCATCCAGTCCAATCAAAATCTCCATTTCGCCCCTCTTATCTTGATGAACCCCTTAGATCACATGGTGGGAATAGCCAATATGCTGTGGCACATATGCCCAATAACTGCAGCACTGAGAGACATGGAACAGATGCCCATCTAGACCTTAAGTTTGACCTCCCTTCCTATCCACAAACTTTGGAAGAGCTTGAAATTGAGTTCAAAAGAGAAGCAATGGAATTAGCTAGAGCCCGTGACCAGGAGGAGGATGAAGAGAACTCTAAGCATCGCGAG TCACTTAGAGAAATGAGGGAGAACCACATAAAGAGTGTGTCGGTCACGAGGagtatgcaagcaaggaagtggGATGAATTTCTTGAACAAAGTTTTAAAAGGCAACAGCAAGCTCAGCAGACCTCATACGCCCAAACTGGGTATAGCGATTTTGATCAGAGAACTGCACATTATGCTGCTACTGGTCCACCTATTGATTCAAAGAACACATATCCATATCCTACTGATAACTATTCTGCTCCAAGGCGTCACGTTGCTTATGGCGAGTTTCAGCATGACAGACATGACGATTTAGGGAGGACCTATGGGCGATATTAG